One Hordeum vulgare subsp. vulgare chromosome 4H, MorexV3_pseudomolecules_assembly, whole genome shotgun sequence DNA window includes the following coding sequences:
- the LOC123449457 gene encoding probable protein phosphatase 2C BIPP2C1 — translation MAEVPGAAGALGSRPREVVDSPERAPAPPRELPSATDAVKEAPGGWEVSGAADADKAAGLCSGAELGSAEPGASDARLEAPVARIHQQKLGCGSTGSDEAAAISHIPLPVEPSPSEASSNSDTNATTGTIGGSSSPVEAPQAEAAVASSELGVESRGDFDGQNGLIQGESESRAGGVLRGEGAGTEPEAPEASTPQAKEGVDRMETSLDDSEASDGSTTQEDSDTDVETESSSSSAGEQDTGYRVHVPLMEQVIREVSGENNASEAKSSDRMDSVAVSTLVLASGAAMLPHPSKVHTGGEDAYFIACDGWFGVADGVGQWSFEGINAGLYARELMDSSKKIAMENQGPPGMRTEEVLAKAAVEARSPGSSTVLVAHFDGQVLHVSNIGDSGLLVIRNGQVYTQTKAMTYGFNFPLQIENGVDPSRLVQNYAIDLQEGDAIVTASDGLFDNVYDHEVASIVSKSLEADRKPTEIAELLAARAKEVGRSGSGRSPFSDAALAEGYLGYSGGKLDDVTVVVSIVRKSEL, via the exons ATGGCCGAGGTACCTGGAGCTGCCGGCGCCCTCGGCTCCCGACCCCGGGAGGTCGTGGACTCCCCAGAGCGCGCGCCTGCTCCGCCCCGCGAGCTCCCCTCCGCCACCG ATGCTGTTAAGGAGGCTCCTGGAGGTTGGGAGGTCAGCGGCGCCGCTGACGCCGACAAGGCAGCCGGCCTGTGTTCCGGCGCCGAGCTCGGATCGGCGGAGCCGGGTGCTTCGGATGCGAGACTAGAAGCTCCGGTGGCGCGAATCCACCAACAGAAGTTGGGTTGCGGGAGTACGGGTTCCGATGAAGCTGCCGCAATCAGCCATATCCCCTTACCGGTTGAGCCGTCCCCGTCAGAGGCCAGTTCGAATTCAGACACCAACGCCACCACCGGGACCATTGGTGGTTCTTCTTCCCCCGTGGAGGCCCCCCAAGCAGAAGCTGCTGTGGCCTCTAGCGAGCTCGGAGTCGAGTCCAGAGGTGATTTCGACGGTCAAAACGGCCTTATCCAAGGGGAATCGGAGTCGCGTGCCGGCGGCGTTTTGCGCGGCGAAGGGGCAGGGACGGAGCCTGAGGCCCCAGAGGCCTCCACGCCACAGGCCAAGGAAGGAGTGGACAGGATGGAGACGAGCTTGGATGACTCTGAGGCCTCGGACGGGTCGACCACGCAGGAGGACTCTGACACCGACGTGGAGACGGAGTCCAGCAGCTCCAGCGCAGGGGAACAGGACACGGGATATAGAGTCCACGTCCCACTCATG GAACAAGTGATCCGCGAGGTATCTGGTGAAAACAACGCTTCAGAGGCGAAGAGCTCTGATAG GATGGATTCAGTAGCTGTATCAACACTTGTACTAGCTTCAGGTGCAGCCATGTTACCTCATCCTTCAAAG GTGCACACAGGTGGTGAAGATGCTTATTTCATAGCTTGCGACGGCTGGTTTGGTGTAGCAGATGGAGTTGGTCAGTGGTCATTTGAAG GAATCAATGCGGGGTTGTATGCGAGGGAGCTAATGGATAGTTCCAAAAAAATTGCTATGGAGAATCAAGGGCCACCAGGGATGAGAACCGAGGAAGTCCTTGCTAAGGCGGCAGTTGAAGCACGGTCCCCTGGTTCTTCAACTGTCTTGGTTGCTCACTTTGATGGCCAG GTCCTTCATGTATCTAATATTGGCGATTCGGGATTACTGGTGATAAGAAATGGGCAAGTATACACACAAACAAAGGCGATGACATACGGTTTCAATTTCCCGTTGCAAATAGAAAACGGTGTTGATCCTTCAAGACTTGTACAG AATTACGCTATCGATTTACAAGAAGGCGATGCCATTGTGACAGCGTCGGATGGTCTGTTCGACAACGTCTACGATCATGAGGTGGCATCTATTGTCTCGAAATCTCTGGAAGCTGACCGCAAGCCTACG GAGATTGCTGAGCTCCTGGCTGCTAGAGCAAAGGAGGTGGGCAGGTCCGGGTCCGGGAGGAGCCCGTTCTCGGACGCGGCGCTCGCAGAAGGCTATCTGGGCTACTCCGGGGGCAAGTTGGATGATGTAACAGTTGTCGTGTCCATTGTTAGGAAATCTGAACTATAA